From a single Triplophysa rosa linkage group LG1, Trosa_1v2, whole genome shotgun sequence genomic region:
- the LOC130553626 gene encoding acetylcholine receptor subunit beta-like codes for MKAQEWIIFTCCLYFLCATGGASDTEDKLIKKLFAKYNFKVRPSKTPEERIIVRIGMTLSAFVSLNMKDEEMNTIVIMNLEWNDYRLFWNPKDYGGIDVLRIPSGKVWLPDIVLINNNDGVFGVALQVHVQAYSNGRVTWTPPALYRSSCGVKVTYFPFDWQNCTMVFHSYTYDSSEVDLQHTVDKKGNEIREIVYDQGFSESGEWHIRHKVSRKNVRDDLYEDITFYLIIERKPMFYVFNIVLPCILITIIAIFNFYLPPDAGEKMGLSINVLLTLTVFLLLLANKIPETSLGVPIIVNYLMFTMILVTFSVILSVVVLNLHHRSPNTHQMPLWVRKIFIHMLPPYLGLLRPKVETPLFLEKPLKKENTHAISRLADEYFIRKPNNTTFLFPKPNRYQPEGPCTDLKKFIDGPSHYLALPPELKAAVEAITYIAEQLQAEKDYEALKEDWQYVAMVVDRLFLWIFVIFTTVGTLGIFANASFNATPTDPFMSL; via the exons ATGAAGGCCCAGGAATGGATTATTTTTACTTGTTGCCTCTATTTCCTGTGCGCAACGGGAG GTGCATCAGATACAGAAGATAAGCTGATAAAGAAACTCTTTGCGAAATATAACTTCAAAGTGCGGCCTTCAAAGACACCCGAGGAAAGGATCATTGTTAGGATTGGCATGACCCTTTCGGCATTCGTCAGCCTG aaCATGAAAGATGAAGAAATGAACACCATTGTTATCATGAACTTG GAGTGGAATGATTATCGTTTATTTTGGAACCCGAAAGATTATGGTGGAATTGATGTGTTGCGTATACCGTCTGGAAAAGTGTGGCTCCCAGACATTGTTCTCATCAACAA taatgACGGGGTGTTTGGTGTAGCTCTACAAGTTCACGTTCAGGCCTACAGTAATGGCCGTGTGACCTGGACTCCACCAGCGCTTTACCGGAGCTCTTGTGGAGTGAAG GTGACATATTTTCCATTTGACTGGCAGAATTGCACCATGGTCTTCCACTCATACACATACGACTCCTCAGAAGTAGATCTGCAGCACACCGTTGATAAGAAGGGAAATGAAATCCGAGAGATCGTCTACGACCAAGGCTTCAGTG AGAGCGGAGAATGGCACATCCGTCACAAGGTTTCTAGGAAGAATGTGCGAGACGACCTGTATGAGGACATCACGTTCTACCTGATCATCGAGAGAAAGCccatgttttatgtgtttaacaTCGTCCTGCCTTGTATCCTCATCACTATCATTGCCATCTTCAACTTCTATCTGCCACCAGATGCAG GAGAGAAGATGGGACTTTCAATCAATGTCCTGCTGACTTTAACTGTCTTTCTGCTGCTGCTGGCCAACAAAATCCCAGAAACATCTCTGGGTGTTCCCATCATTGTCAACTACCTCATGTTCACTATGATCCTGGTCACCTTCTCTGTCATCCTTAGTGTTGTGGTGCTCAACCTTCACCATCGCTCACCCAACACACACCAGATGCCCCTGTGGGTGCGCAag ATCTTTATCCACATGTTGCCTCCGTACCTGGGGCTACTGCGACCTAAAGTGGAGACTCCCCTGTTTCTTGAGAAACCTCTCAAAAAGGAGAACACTCATGCCATCAGCCGGCTGGCGGATGAGTACTTTATCCGCAAACCAAATAACACCACCTTCCTCTTCCCCAAACCAAACAG ATACCAGCCAGAGGGTCCGTGCACTGACCTGAAGAAGTTCATTGATGGCCCCAGTCATTACCTCGCTCTTCCTCCGGAGCTGAAAGCAGCAGTGGAGGCCATCACCTACATCGCCGAGCAGCTGCAGGCTGAGAAAGATTATGAGGCT TTAAAGGAGGACTGGCAATATGTTGCCATGGTGGTTGACCGACTCTTTCTCTGgatctttgttatttttaccACCGTTGGGACGCTTGGTATATTTGCCAATGCCAGCTTCAATGCCACACCCACTGATCCTTTCATGAGCCTCTAA